CCCTCCGGGGATCCTGCGTCGTGTCCACGACGCCCGACGTCGCCGTCGACCGGAGCCACGGACGGTGGGGCGGTCGACGGTGACGGCTCAGTCGAGAGAGGGGTCCCGCCCCGTCCGCTCCCCCGTCTCGAGTGCCGCGATGGCCGCGTGGTCGTCGGCGTCAAGGGTGAAGTCGAACACGTCGCCGTTCTCGCGGATCCGCTCGATCGAGACCGACTTGGGGAAGACCACCAGACCGCGGTCGAGGTGCCAGCGCACCACGACCTGCGCCGGCGTCTTGCCGTAGCGCTCCGCGATCCGCACGAGCACCGGCTCCTCGAGCAGACCACCGCGGGCCAACGGTGCCCACGACTCCGTGACGATGCCGTTCGCGGTGTCCCACTCGACGAGGTCGTTCTGCGGGAAGCGGGGGTGCAGCTCGACCTGGTTGACCGCGGGGAGCACCCCGGTCTCGTCGCGCAGGCGCTCGAGGTGGGCGATGGCGAAGTTGCTCACGCCGATCGAGGTCGCGCGGCCCTCCTGCTGAAGTCGTACAAGAG
The DNA window shown above is from Microbacterium proteolyticum and carries:
- a CDS encoding aldo/keto reductase; amino-acid sequence: MIAAPRLSLSDGSTIPQLGIGTYKVPAEITAGLVADALSAGYRHIDTAALYGNETEVGEGLRASGLDRDEVFVTTKVWNDDHGFDETLRAFDASAARLGLDLVDLYLIHWPIPSADRYVETWRALVRLQQEGRATSIGVSNFAIAHLERLRDETGVLPAVNQVELHPRFPQNDLVEWDTANGIVTESWAPLARGGLLEEPVLVRIAERYGKTPAQVVVRWHLDRGLVVFPKSVSIERIRENGDVFDFTLDADDHAAIAALETGERTGRDPSLD